GCATTGTGAGGCCAGGCCGGTGGGGACGTCGAGCGGACCGGCGTGTGTGCCGTAGTCGCCAACTCCATTGGCATTCAAGCCGATACAAAACGACGGCATCGCCTTGTAGAAGAATCCGTTGTAGTGATCCGGAGAAAAGATGACGACGAGCTCGGGATCGTAATCGCGCACGAATTCCCGGGCCTGCGCGATGGCACCCTCGATGTCGTCAAGCAGGACCCGCGACGGCCCCGGAAGATTCAGGAGCGGGCTGTGGGACATACAGCACAGAGCCATTGCCACTGTCGACATCACCCCCTCCCGGGACGAGCGTGAGGGCATCAAGCAGCGACGCGCTGAGTTCGGGAGCGAGTTGAGCGATGCAGGCAGCCGCGATGCACCGATCGGGGCGCAGGAACACCACCGACTCCTGATGCACGTCGAACCAGGACTTGAGCCCGCCGGTGCGATCGCCCACGACGACGACATCCGGATCGTCGTGTCCGGTCCAGTGCAGCTGAGTCGACGGCCGCAGCGCAACAAAGCGGGCGCCCAACGCCTTCCACTTCGCGAAGGCCGCATCACCGAGAATCTTGCGCGGGTTGTTGTTCCAGCACAGCACGCCGAACCAGGGGCCCAGCACATCGTCCAAGAGCACGTCCTGCTGAGTACGGGTGTCCACCCGGGGCTGGATGAACAGCGTGCCCACCGGCGATTCGGTCCCGTGCGGCGCTTTGGGATTCACCGAGTGCACGACGGCCCCGTACTCGTAGCGCGGCATCGGCTTGAATCGCATCTCCAGCACATACCGCTTGAGAGTGGGCACAATTGACGCCGACCGCACCAGCACATCGCGCGCCGTAGCGACGCGACGGTTGGTCGGCGAGATGACGCGACCCACCATCGTGGAAAGGTCGATCATGGCCCGCGCGTGCTTGCGGCGTTCCATGTCGTAGGTATCCAGCAATTTATCGCCGGCCCGGCCGCTGACCACCGCCGCCAGCTTCCAACCCAAGTTGGCCGCATCCCGGATACCGCTGTTGTAGCCCTGCCCCTGCCACACCGGCATCAGGTGCGCCGCATCGCCGGCGAGCAGCAACCGGCCGCTGCGGAACGCACCGGCGATTCGCGAGTGGTGGGTGTACACCCGGCGCCGGATCACGTCGACCCGATCGGGCTGCGGCACCATGCGCGCCAGCATCTGCTTGAGGAACACCGGGTCCTCGGCCTGCTCGTCGGTCTCGTCGGCGTGAATCATGAACTCGAAGCGCCGAATTCCGTGCGCGATCGAAATCGAGGCATATGGACGTTCGGGATCGGCGCCGACTTCACTGTTCGGGTGGCCCAGCGGGTCGTTGGCGATGTCGACGACCAGCCAGCGCGTCGACGATGTCGTCCCGTCGAACGACACACCCATCATCCGGCGGGTCATGCTGCGACCGCCGTCGCAGCCGACGACGTAGCGCGCCCGCACGGTAGTGCTGCCACCGTCGCCGCCAAGCTCAACCGTGACCGCGTCGTCGACTTCCGCACAGGTAGTCATCGGCCGGCTCCAACGAACCTCGACGCAGTCGAATCTGTCCAAACCGACCAGCAATTCGGTGTCGACGAGAGGTTGGACGAACCCGTTGCGCTTCGGCCACCCGAAACGCGCGTCGGGAGGCGCCATTTCGGCGAGTACCCGGCGCTTGCCGTCGACGAAGCGCAGGATCTGGTTCGGAACCGTATGCGGCAGGACGCGATCGACCAGACCGATCGACTGAAACGTACGCAGCGACTCGTCGTCCAAGCCGACCCCGCGGGGGTAGTCGATCAGGCTGTCGCGTTCGTCGACCAACAGCGTTCGGACACCTTGGGCGCCAAGGATATTAGCCAGCGTCAGGCCGACCGGGCCCGCGCCGACGATGACAACGTCGACGTCTACCTCATCGGCCTGGTGCCCGGCGGCTGCCATCAGCGCCCCAGCAGAAAGTCGAGATGCAAGCGGTTGAAGGTCTTGGCGTCCTCGTATTGCGGCCAGTGACCACAACCGGGCATCACCTCGAACCGCGCGCCCGCGATCATCGACGCCATGCGGCGCCCCTCGGTTACGTCGGCGGTGGGGTCGTCACTGGTCCACAGCACCAGCGTCGGTGCGACGATCGACCCGTATTCATCCGGACCGAGGATGTTGCGGGCGCGAATCTCGGGGTCCTGCAATGCCATGATGTCGCTCATCGCGGAGACGAATCCTTGTTGGCGATATACGCGCTGGCGGCTGGCGACCAGGTCGTCGTAATCCTTGGACTTGTCGGCCATCAGCCATTTGATGCGGGCTTGCACCGTTTCCCAGGTCGGGTTCTCGGCGGCCGCCATGGACAGCGTGATGATTCGCTGCATCACCACGGGATCGGCCTGAGAGCCACCGGCGGTGTTAAGGACAAGTCGCTCAACCACATCCGGATGGTCGACCGCGGTGCGGGCTGCCACCCAGCCCCCGAGCGATTCGCCGCTGAGGTAAGCACGGTCCACACCGATGGTGCGCAGCACGGCCATCAGATGCTCGACATAATGGCTGACTTCCAGCGGGTGGCCCGGCTTGTCGGTGTACCCGTGCCCCAGCATGTCGATCGACCAGGTCCAGAAATGCTCGGCGTGCGCGCCCAGATTGCGCACGTAAGCCTCGGCGTGGCCACCGGATCCGTGCAGCAGCATCAGCACCGGCTTGCCCGGGTCGCCGGCGCGCAGATAGCGGGTCTTGACGCCCCCGGCGTTGAGATAGCCCTGCTCAAACGCGACACCCTGAAGATCGCTCCAGATGCTTTCGAACTCGGCCACGGCGCCTCTCTGCCCACTACTGGTGGAAATCTGGTTCTCGTTTTAGACTTATCGAGTGTGCGAATATCGCACACTAATGTGCGTTATATATTAGAGCTTCGCTCTCACATGGAGGTATGTCAAGGCTGTGACGGGTTCGGGTACCGGCTCGCAGACGCTGGCCAGGGGAATCACGGCGCTGCAAATGGTCGCGGATTCTCCGACCGGGCTGACCGTGCAGCAGCTCGCCGACCAGGTCGGGGTGCACCGGACCATCGCGTATCGCTTGCTGTCGACACTGGCGCAATTCCGCTTGGTAGCCAAGGGAGAAGACGGGCGCTACCGGCCGGCCGCCGGCCTCGCGGTGCTCGGCGCGTCGTTCGACCGCAATGTGCGCCAATTGAGTCTGCCTACGCTGCGTGCTCTGGCCGACGAGCTGGGCACCACCGTGTCCCTGCTCGTCGCCGAGGGTGACCAACAGGTGGCGGTCGCGGTGATCGTGCCGAGCCACGTCGCCTACCAACTGTCCTTCCACGAGGGCAGCCGGTATCCGCTGGACCGTGGCGCGGCCGGAATCGCCTTGCTCGCAAGCCTTCCCCCGCGCCCGGGTGAACGGGACCTGGTGTCGCGAGCGCGCGAGCGTGGCTGGGTGAGCACCTATGGAGAGATCGAACCGAACACCTACGGCCTGGCCGTGGCGGTCCACCGCCCGGCACCGTCCCCGCCGACCTGTATCAACCTCATCTCCCATCGCGAAGATGTCGTGCTGCGCGGCAGGGATGCGGTCGTCAAAGCCGCGAAGCAGTTATCCGAGCTGCTGAGCTGAAGGGATAGCAGTTGATGTTGTGGGATTCCGAAGTCGACGTCGTCGTACTCGGCACCGGCGGCGCCGGGCTTACCGCCGCACTGTCGGCGGTGGCCGCCGGCGCCTCGGTCGAGGTGTACGAGAAGGCCCCGACCGTCGGCGGCACCACCGCGGTGTCGGGTGGCGTGGTGTGGATCCCCGCCCATAACCGTTCTCCCGAGGGCAAATTGACCGAAGACGATGCGCTGCGGTACCTGCGCGCGCAGTCCCACGGCACCATGGACGACGCTCTGGTCGAGACTTTCGTGCGGACCGGCCCCACGATGCTGGAATTCGTGGAGGGACACAGCGGCCTGCGCTTCGAAGTCGCCACCGGTTTCCCCGACTACCGCCCGGAGCTGCCGGGCGGACAGCCGACCGGGGGTCGGTCGCTGAGTGCGGGGCCGTTCGACCTGAACCAGCTCGGCGACTGGGCCAACCGGATCACGTCGTTTCCGGCCGACTGGTCCAACGTCGGTATCGATGCCGAGACCCGGGCGCGCCTGCACGTGACGATCGACGAAGGCAGCGATCTGTGCGTCGCCGGCACCGCGCTGATCGCGGGGCTGCTCAAGGGATTACTCGACGCCGGGATCACTCCGCAGACCAATGCCCGCGCCGAGGAACTCATTGCCGAGGGCGGTGAGATCGTCGGGGTGCGCATCGCGCTGCCCGGACGGACCGTCCAGGTGCGTGCGCGCCGCGGAGTCGTGTTGGGTGTCGGCGGTTTCGAATGGGATCCGGGTTTGGTGCAGGCCTTCCTGCGCGGCCCGATGCACGGCGCCGTATCCCCGCCGAACAACACCGGCGACGGGCTGCGCATGGCGATGGCGCACGGCGCGGATCTGGCTAACATGGGCGAAGCCTGGTGGGTCCCGATCGTGCAAATCCCCGGCGACACCATCGACGGCCGGCAGCGCAGCCGCAGCGTGCGACTGGAGCGGACTCGGCCGCGCAGCATCATCGTCAACCAAGCGGGGCACCGATTCGTCAACGAGGCATGCGATTACAACTCGATGGCGGGCGCGTTCCACTACCTGGATCCCCGAGGTGGGTATGTCAATGACCGCGGGTGGATGGTGTTCGACTCAGTTCACCTGCAGCGCTATGGATTCCTGGGTATCGCTCCCGGGGAACCGGTTCCGGACTGGTTCTGCGAGTCCGCGGACCTGAGCGAACTGGGCGCCAAGACCGGCATCGACGCCGACGGTCTGATCCACACGATCGACGATTGGAACCGCCATGTCGCGCAGGACGCCGATCCCGACTTCGGCCGCGGCTCCAGTGCGTACGACGGCTATTGGGGCGACGACACCGCCACCACGGCTGCCGGAAAGACACTGGGCCCGATCGACACCGCACCCTATTACGCGGTGCCGGTGAGCATCGGCGCGATGGGCACCAAGGGCGGTCCGCGCACAGACCACGACGGCCGCGTGCTCCACGTTAACGGGGAACCGATACCGGGCCTGTTCGCCGCGGGCAACACGATGGCCGGCGCGACCGGCCGGGCCTACGGCGGTGCTGGCGGAACCATCGGTCCGGCAATGGTTTTCGGCTACCGCGCGGGCTACGCCGCCGCCACCGGGAAGTCTGTCGACCTGCAGTAGCCGCGGCCGTGCCGGCTCACGGGCGCAGCGGCACTTCCACGCAAATGTGAGTTCCCACCGGGGTATCGAGGAAGACGAACACTCCGCCGGCGGCGTCCACCCGGGCCCGGTGCGACGCCAGCCCGATGTGGCCCTGCCCCAGTCGGCGTGCCATCGTCTCGGTGTCGAATCCCACACCGTCGTCGACGACGTGCAGCACACACCGGTGATCGGTGACTCCGAGCGTGATCGATGCGTGACGGGCTTGCGAATGCTGCACCACATTGGATACCAATTCGCGCACCACGCCGAAGACGATCGGGTCGATCTCGTTGCGATTCGGGTAATCGATGTCGGTAGAGATCTCGATCCCCGAACGGTGCGACGTATCGGAGGCCAACTGTTGCACGGCAGCGCCCAGACCAACCTGCTCCAGGACGGCGGGGTGCAGCTCGAATGTAGCCTGCCGCAGGCTCTGTGACGCGATTTGCAGACCGGCCAGCGCACGCTCGACGCGCTCGTCGCCGGGCAGCGCAGTCTCCAGCTCGACGATTTCCTGGCGCACCGCCAGGATGTCTTGCAGTGGTCCGTCGTGAATGGTTTCCGAAATCCGGCGCTGCAGCACGTCCTGGGCGGTCATCGTCTGCGCGAGCAATTCCTCTCGCAGCACGCTCAGGCCGGCCACCGAGCGGGTGTGCCGGTCCGCGATGCGGACGGCCATGTACGCGGTGGCGCAGAGGAACCCGTACAGCACGAAGCGGAAAGTGGCCTCGAACAAGCCGATCGAGCGAAGCATCTCCGGGTCCTGCAGCACCGCGATCGCGAACCCCACCATGGAGAAGATCAGCACCACCGCGGCGCGTCGCGACGAGACGTCGAGGCCTAGCAGGATGGGCAGCATGGTCATGATCAGCAGCGGATAGATCCCGTCGGTGGACAGCAACTGAAAGACCGTCAAGGCGACAACATCGACGACGGTGAAGGCAACGGGTTCCAGCCGGCCCAAGGCAATCCTTTGATGGAACGGGGAAAACGCCAGCGCCATGGCGCACAGGGCGACCACCGCATACGCGACGATCAATACACCCTGTTGCCGCCACTCGGATCGGTTCGTACCGATGATCATGGCGGCGACCATCAGTCCCACCACACCAATCCGAACCACCGACGCAATGCGATACGAGCGCAGCTGGTGAACCCTGCGAACTCGATGCAGTTCCGCATCGCTGGTATCCGCCACGCGAACACAATATTCATCGGTGCTCGCTGCCCGGAGGCTAAATGGCAAAACCGGCATCAGGTTCTCCGTCGTGGCAATCTGCGCTGGTGCGGCAAACCGCTACACTGTCCGCCATGACCGGCGGAGCAACGCCCGAGAAGGTCCGCGTCGTCGTCGGCGATGACCACCCGCTGTTCCGTGAAGGGGTAGTGCGCGCGCTCGCGTTGAGCGGTGAGGTGCACGTCGTCGGCGAAGCGGATGACGGTACGCAGGCACTGGAACTGATCAAGGAGCACCGGCCCGACGTCGCGTTGCTCGACTTCAGGATGCCTGGCATGGACGGCGCGCAAGTGGCCGCGGCGGTGCGCGGCAACGACTTGCCGACCCGCGTGCTGCTGTTGTCGGCTCACGACGAGTCGGCGATCGTGTATCAAGCATTGCAGCAGGGTGCCGCCGGCTTTCTGCTCAAAGACTCGACGCGCACCGAGATCGTCAAAGCCGTGCTCGATTGCGCGAGTGGACGCGACGTGGTGGCACCCTCGCTTGCCGGAGGTCTTGCCGCACAGATTCGGCAGCGCGCAGAACCGAGTGCGCCTGTCCTGTCCGCTCGAGAGCGCGAGGTGCTCAATCGGATTGCTCGCGGTCAGAGCATCCCCGCGATCGCCGCCGAGCTGTTCGTGGCGCCGTCCACGGTCAAAACGCATGTGCAGCGCCTATACGAGAAGCTCGGGGTCAGCGACCGCGCGGCCGCCGTCCACGAGGCCATGCGGCAAGGTCTGCTCAACTAGCGGCCGGCCACACTTCCGGCTCCCGAATCGGCGCCGGCGGTTCTTCGCACAACATTGCCTTCGCGTGGGCCTCTGCCTCGGCGACCAGGTGGCGAGCCCGGCGCTCCAACTCGTAGAGGTGGCCGGCGCTGATACCGGCGCCGATAAGCCGCTGCCGGGCCAGGACCAGGGGATCCACCGAGGAGACACCGTTCGCGCGTTCGGTGACCGCCTGAACCACAACGGGGCCCGCGCCGGCGCCCGCTCGTCGCACCGCTTCAGCAACCGAATCGCGAACCGCCGCAACGTCGTTGCCGTCAACACGCAGCACCGGCATCCCGTGGCTGTCGCCCGCGTGAATGTCGCGACGTGCGTTCTCGACGACGAACACCACCGGAAGCTGCCAAGACATGGCGATGTGAGCGGCCTCGGTGAAGTCCGCGGATTTCGCGTCACGAGTCTCCATGACACATATCGTGACCCTGCCGTCGTCGATCAGTTGCTTGCCGTAGGCGTGTCCCACCGCCAGCAGCGGTGACTGCCGCAAAGAGTCTGAGAGGGAAGACAAACCACGAACAGAAGCTCCGAGTTCCTCGTCGCTGTCGAAGTTGGGGCCGATCAGCGCGGCGATGGCCGGGCCGAGCGGCAACGCGCACCCGATCTGCTGGGCATGCTGCAGATGGACGATGCCGGTGGTCATCAGGTCGCCCGGACGAAGCGCCGCGGCGGTACCGATAGCCACTGCCTCCTGGCCGAACGCGGCCCGTACCGGCTGGTTGAGCAGACCGTCGATGCGCAACTCCTCCACTGCCATGTCGAGCAGGCGCAAGACCCACATTTGCCGGTACAACTCCAGCTCGTCGCGCAACCGCGCCGCAGACAGTTCAGGTGTGCGAGTCATGTTCCGGTCTCTCCTAACTCGTCGTGGATACAAGAGCTAAGTTAGGCCGGTTCAGCTGGGCAAACCTCCGCCGATCGGGCTGCAATCCGGATGAATGCCCGTTCCCCCGATTGGGGGACAAGCGACGATCAATCCCGGCGCTGACCTGCGCGTAACAGCAGCCGCGCGGCCGCCGAATACGGGTCGTCCTGCCCATCGACCACCGCCCGGGCGAGCCCGTCGAGATCCGGCTGGGTCCGCAGCTGGGTCTGTGCCAGGGAAAGGATCTGCGCACGGGCGCGAGCCAGCCGACGCTCCCGGCTGTCGGTGCGGTGATGGTCGTCGATGGCGGCGACGAGGTCCGCGACGCCCTCGCCCCGAGCGGCGATCAGGCTGACGATGGGGGCCTCCGTCTCGGCCCGCAGATCCCGCACGGTCTGTTCGGCACCATCCCGGTCGGCCTTGTTGACCACCACGATGTCGGCAATTTCCAGCACGCCGGCTTTGGCGGCCTGGACCGCGTCGCCCGCCCCGGGGTTGAGGATGACGACAGTGGGGTCGGCGACGGCGGCAATCTCGATCTCGGATTGCCCCACACCCACGGTTTCCAGCAGCACCATGTCGTAACCGATAGCACCCAGCAGTCGGATGGCCGCCGGAACCGCGGCAGCCAGACCGCCGAGATGACCACGGCTGGCCACCGAGCGGATCAATACCTCAGAGTCGTTGATATGCGCGGCCATTCGAATCCGGTCACCCAGCAGGGCGCCACCACTGAACGGCGACGACGGGTCCACCGCCAGCACGGCCACCCGGCTGCCACGCTCCCGGTAGGCACCGACGAGGGCCGCGACCGTGGTCGACTTCCCCGCGCCCGGCGGGCCGGTGATACCGACAACACGAACCGTCAGCGCGGTTGCCGGGCCGATGCTGGCCAGCACCTCGTCGCGCTGCTCCCCCTCGACCAGGCTGAGCAGCCGACCCACCGCGCGTGGAGACCCGTTGCGCGCTCCGGTAATTAGGTCGGCGATGGTCATGGACACATTATGGAGCCGGGACCTCGATGACCGTCGCGGAACCCGAGCGCACGCTGACCGCCACGCGTTGCACAGGTGTTCTCCAATTCAGCCAGCACAGGCGCGGGACTGCGAGAACAACCACGCATTTACGCGAATATTTTTCGCTTAAACAGAAAACATGAGTTGCAGCGAGGGCTGTCGCCCGGGCCGGCGACTAGCATCGCGTGCGATGACTCAGTCGGAGGGGACCATCGCGGTCCCGGGCGGAAATGTGTGGTTCAAGCGCGTCGGCGGCGGCCCGGGCCTTCCCCTCCTGGCCGTGCACGGCGGGCCCGGCGTCCCGCACAACTACTTGCTTTCGCTGGAACGCCTGGCCGACGAACGTGAGGTTGTGTACTGGGATCAGCTTGGCTGTGGAAACTCCGAACGCCCGTCAGACACGAAACTATGGACGGTGCAGCGCTCGATCGCCGAAATGGATGCCGTCATCCAAGCGCTCGACCTGGACCGCTTCCATCTCTTCGGTAATTCGTGGGGCGGAATGCTGGCGCAGCAGTACATTCTCGACGTCCCGTCGACCGCGGTCAGCCTGACCATCTCGAACAGCATCGCGTCCATACCCGCGTTTTCGGGCATGGTGGCCCGGCTCAAAGGCGACTTGGACCCGGCCACTCAATCCGCCATCGACCGTCATCAAGCCGCCGGCACGACACACTCGCCCGAATACCAGGACGCCGTCCGTATCTGGAACGAGACGTATCTCTGCCGTGTTCACCCCTGGCCTGCTGAACTCCAGGACGCATTCGCGCGCATGGGAACCGAGATCTTCGAAACAATGTTCGGCCCCAGCGACTTTCACATCATCGGGACCATTCGCGACTGGGACGTGTTCGACCGGTTGACCGAGATCGCGCTGCCGACCCTCGTCGTCGCGGGCCGCCATGACGAGTGCGCCCCCGAGCACATGCGAGAGATGCACCAGCGCATCAAGGGCTCGCGCTTCGAGTTGTTCGAGTCGAGCTCGCACATGCCGTTCATTGAGGAGCCAGACCGGTTCGACGATGTGCTGCGAGATTTCTTGCGGCACCACGACGACGGCTGAACGACCCGAATCCCAGTAAGCCCGGCCTAACGCCTCCCGTCCGGCGATGCGGATGGCTGGCCGCGACACGCATGCCCGACACGCCGACCGCCCGTCGTCAGGACCGGCCGCATCGGTCGCTACGGTGCTGGCAGACGGTCGGGGTGACCGACACCACACCAGCGACACGGGTTAAAGCGTTGCTGGACCCGCCTCGTGGGGTACGGGTCACTAGACCGACAACATGACTACGGAGGGAGCTCCATCATGAGCGACCGCGACAGTGGACTCGTGGAAGGCATCAAGGGCGTCATCGAGGACGCGATCGGGAAGACCAAAGAGATCGTCGGCATCCTGATCAACAACGAAAGTCTCCGCAAGGAAGGCCGCGCTCAGCAGGACAAGGCGCAGGCACAACGCGACGTGGCCAAGAAAGAGGCACAGGCCGAGACCGCGCGTGGGGCTGAGAAGACCGCCGAGGCTCGCGAGAAGGCCGCAGCGAAGAGTTAGTCACACCCCGTCCAGGAACTGAGCCGCGAAATGCGGCTCAGTTTTTGGCGGCGTTGAACTTGGCGACGTTCGCTCGGAAGTCCTCGGTGAGGAATGACTGGCTTTCGGCCGACAAGGCGTAGTCCAGGCTGGCGAGCACCGCACGCTCCAGATGGATGTTGAGCACCCGCTTGGTGCTCTCGACGGCCTGTTGGGGCAGCTCCAAAATCTTTTTGGCGCAAGCGATTGCCTCCGCTACGGGGTCGGCTGCCACGTGATTGGCCAGTCCGAGTTCAACGGCGCGTTGGGCTTTGATCCGGGTGCCGGTCAATGCGTATTCCTTGGCCAAGAGCAGGCTGATGTGCAGCGGCCAGGTCAGCGGTCCACCATCGGCGGCGACCAATCCCACCTGCACATGTGGATCGGCGAGGTACGCGTCTTCGGCGATGTAGACAATGTCACTCAGCGCGACCAGGCTGCAACCCAGACCGACGGCCGGGCCATTCACGGCCGCTACCACCGGAATTCGGCACCGTGCCATGCCCAGTACGATCTCGCGTCCATCTCGAATGGTCTTGGCCCGCAGGTCGGCGTCGTTCGAGAGTTCTTCGAGATAACCGAAATCGCCGCCGGCCGAAAATGCCCGGCCCGCACCGGTTATCACCGCCGCACGGGCGGTGGGGTCATCCGTCAATCGCTGCCACAGCCGCGCCAGCCCGGAGTGCAGATCATCGTTGACCGAGTTCAGCGAATCCGGCCGGTTCAGGGTGATGATCCGCAGCGCACCGTCGACGCGGACATCGATTTCAGCAGGCATGTCGTACACGTCAGACTCCCAATCCCAAGATTCGTGAAGCGATGATGTTCTTCTGTATCTGTGATGTCCCGCCCATGACGCTCTGTGCGCGGCTGTACAGGTAGGCGCTGAGCAGATCTGGGTCGCGGGTCCCGGCGACCGCCAGTGCGGCGTGCCCCACGGATTGTTCGACCCAGGTCATCAGCAGCTTGTCCAGCGAACCTTCCGACCCGTGCGACACGCCATCCAGCTGCTCGGACAACCGCCGCCGCACGTGATGCGTCAGCATATCCGACTGAACCGCCGCCCACGCCAACTCTTCAGGAACCGGGCCTTCGCGATCAACCCAGTGCGCCAACAGTTGTCGGACGAGCTTGCCGTATCGCGCGGCATAGCCGAGAGTGGAAGGCTCGCGTTCGTGTCCGACGACGGTCATCGCCACCGCCCAGCCGTCGCCGGGAGCGCCGACCATCCGGTCCGCCGGCACCGTGGCGCCGTCGAAGAACACCTGGCCGAATTCGTTGCTGACCCCGTTCATCATCTGCAATGGACGTTGTTGCACGCCAGTCTGTTTCATCGCGATCACGAACGCCGACAGACCCCGGTGTCGCTTGGCGTCGGGATCGGTGCGGGCCAGCAGTAGACACCAGTCGGCCACGTCGGAGTAGCTGGTCCAGATCTTGTGCCCGTGCACGACGTAGTTATCGCCGTCCCGGGTGGCGGTGGTGGTCAGCGACGCTAGATCCGAGCCCGCGTCCGGTTCACTGAAGCCCTGGCACCAGCGCTCGGTGCCGTTGATTATGCCGGGCAGGAAGCGCTTGCGCAGTTCATCACTGCCGTGCGCGCCGATGCCGTAGACCAGGTAGCCGACGCTGGGACGGGGCGGGGCGCCGGCGCGCACCAGCTCCTCGTCGACGATGACGTCGTACACCGGCGCCAGGTCCTGCCCGCCCCAATCGCGTGGCCAGGACAGTCCGAAAAAGCCGTTCTCGTACAGGGCGCGATGCCAGTCGGCCATCCGCGCCCAATACTCGTCGCCCGAGCCGGAGAATTCCTTGGCATGCGCCGAAAGCCACGTACGCAGTCGCTCGCGGAAAGCCGCCTCGTCGGGTGAGTCACGAAAGTCCAAGATCGATCTCCTTCAGCGCGACGGGCCACAGCTCTGTCGATGTCAGGGCGCGGCGCAGGTAGACGTGTGCGATGCACTCCCAGGTGTTGCCGATCCCGCCGTGTACCTGAACCGCGGTCTCGCACACGGTTCTGGTGGCACGCGCGCAGTAGATCTTCGCGATCTGGGCAGCCCGGATGGCGCGCGCCGGCGCGAGTTCGTCGACGCCCCAGGCGGCGTGGCGCAGCACGCTCACCGAGCCTTCAATCACGGCAAGGCTTTCGGCCAACAGGTGGGCGACGGCTTGATACGAGCCGATCTGCTTACCGTACTGTTCGCGAATCTTCGCGTAGTCGCAGGCGACGGCCTGCGCACCCCGGGCGATTCCGACCAGGTCCGCGCACGTGGCAACCAACGCGAGCGCGTACCACCGGGCCGAAGTGTCGTCCGCTAGCTCGCCGAGCGTCTCTGCTGAGCCTCCCAATTCGGCTTCGGCTCTGGTCAAGTCGGCACCGTCGCGCACGGCGCCGAGGTCTGCGGCCAGCACCGTATTGGCGGACAGCGACAAAGCGCGCCGGGCACCGCGCGCGTCGATCGCGCGGTCAGCGAGCGCCACCGTGGTCGGGGTGGCCGCGCCGGCCTCGACACCGATACGGTGTGCCAGGTCATCGGCCAACACCGGGCCGAGAAACGGGGTGTCGACCAACCGGCGCCCGAATTCCTCAGCGACAATGGCGACTTCGACCCCGGAGGCTCCATCGGCGCGCAGTGACCTCCAGCCCGTCGCTGCGATCTGCTTGTCCAGCCGCGCGATTCGGCTGTCGTCGGCGAGGTCGGCTACCGTCGTCGGCCCCAGATCATCGGCCAGCTTCGCGGCGGCATCCCGTAGCTGTTGCTGTTCAGGTGTCAGACGTACATCCATAGCGCTCCTTCAGCACTCGGCGCAGCACCTTGCCCGACGGTAGGCGAGGAATATCAGGCACGAAGACGATGCGGCTCAGATGTTTGTAGGACGCCAGTTTCTCGTCCACCCGGGCGGTGAGGTCGGCGGCGACCGCCTCCGTGTCTCCGGGAGCATGAGTGGCGACCGCGGCAACGACGGCCTCGCCGTTGAGCCCGTCCGGAACCCCGAACACCGCACAGTCTTTGACGGCGGGATGACCGTGCAG
The DNA window shown above is from Mycobacterium sp. Aquia_216 and carries:
- a CDS encoding bifunctional 3-(3-hydroxy-phenyl)propionate/3-hydroxycinnamic acid hydroxylase, translated to MAAAGHQADEVDVDVVIVGAGPVGLTLANILGAQGVRTLLVDERDSLIDYPRGVGLDDESLRTFQSIGLVDRVLPHTVPNQILRFVDGKRRVLAEMAPPDARFGWPKRNGFVQPLVDTELLVGLDRFDCVEVRWSRPMTTCAEVDDAVTVELGGDGGSTTVRARYVVGCDGGRSMTRRMMGVSFDGTTSSTRWLVVDIANDPLGHPNSEVGADPERPYASISIAHGIRRFEFMIHADETDEQAEDPVFLKQMLARMVPQPDRVDVIRRRVYTHHSRIAGAFRSGRLLLAGDAAHLMPVWQGQGYNSGIRDAANLGWKLAAVVSGRAGDKLLDTYDMERRKHARAMIDLSTMVGRVISPTNRRVATARDVLVRSASIVPTLKRYVLEMRFKPMPRYEYGAVVHSVNPKAPHGTESPVGTLFIQPRVDTRTQQDVLLDDVLGPWFGVLCWNNNPRKILGDAAFAKWKALGARFVALRPSTQLHWTGHDDPDVVVVGDRTGGLKSWFDVHQESVVFLRPDRCIAAACIAQLAPELSASLLDALTLVPGGGDVDSGNGSVLYVPQPAPESSGAVAGPA
- a CDS encoding IclR family transcriptional regulator, with translation MTGSGTGSQTLARGITALQMVADSPTGLTVQQLADQVGVHRTIAYRLLSTLAQFRLVAKGEDGRYRPAAGLAVLGASFDRNVRQLSLPTLRALADELGTTVSLLVAEGDQQVAVAVIVPSHVAYQLSFHEGSRYPLDRGAAGIALLASLPPRPGERDLVSRARERGWVSTYGEIEPNTYGLAVAVHRPAPSPPTCINLISHREDVVLRGRDAVVKAAKQLSELLS
- a CDS encoding sensor histidine kinase — its product is MADTSDAELHRVRRVHQLRSYRIASVVRIGVVGLMVAAMIIGTNRSEWRQQGVLIVAYAVVALCAMALAFSPFHQRIALGRLEPVAFTVVDVVALTVFQLLSTDGIYPLLIMTMLPILLGLDVSSRRAAVVLIFSMVGFAIAVLQDPEMLRSIGLFEATFRFVLYGFLCATAYMAVRIADRHTRSVAGLSVLREELLAQTMTAQDVLQRRISETIHDGPLQDILAVRQEIVELETALPGDERVERALAGLQIASQSLRQATFELHPAVLEQVGLGAAVQQLASDTSHRSGIEISTDIDYPNRNEIDPIVFGVVRELVSNVVQHSQARHASITLGVTDHRCVLHVVDDGVGFDTETMARRLGQGHIGLASHRARVDAAGGVFVFLDTPVGTHICVEVPLRP
- a CDS encoding alpha/beta fold hydrolase, encoding MAEFESIWSDLQGVAFEQGYLNAGGVKTRYLRAGDPGKPVLMLLHGSGGHAEAYVRNLGAHAEHFWTWSIDMLGHGYTDKPGHPLEVSHYVEHLMAVLRTIGVDRAYLSGESLGGWVAARTAVDHPDVVERLVLNTAGGSQADPVVMQRIITLSMAAAENPTWETVQARIKWLMADKSKDYDDLVASRQRVYRQQGFVSAMSDIMALQDPEIRARNILGPDEYGSIVAPTLVLWTSDDPTADVTEGRRMASMIAGARFEVMPGCGHWPQYEDAKTFNRLHLDFLLGR
- a CDS encoding FAD-dependent oxidoreductase; this encodes MLWDSEVDVVVLGTGGAGLTAALSAVAAGASVEVYEKAPTVGGTTAVSGGVVWIPAHNRSPEGKLTEDDALRYLRAQSHGTMDDALVETFVRTGPTMLEFVEGHSGLRFEVATGFPDYRPELPGGQPTGGRSLSAGPFDLNQLGDWANRITSFPADWSNVGIDAETRARLHVTIDEGSDLCVAGTALIAGLLKGLLDAGITPQTNARAEELIAEGGEIVGVRIALPGRTVQVRARRGVVLGVGGFEWDPGLVQAFLRGPMHGAVSPPNNTGDGLRMAMAHGADLANMGEAWWVPIVQIPGDTIDGRQRSRSVRLERTRPRSIIVNQAGHRFVNEACDYNSMAGAFHYLDPRGGYVNDRGWMVFDSVHLQRYGFLGIAPGEPVPDWFCESADLSELGAKTGIDADGLIHTIDDWNRHVAQDADPDFGRGSSAYDGYWGDDTATTAAGKTLGPIDTAPYYAVPVSIGAMGTKGGPRTDHDGRVLHVNGEPIPGLFAAGNTMAGATGRAYGGAGGTIGPAMVFGYRAGYAAATGKSVDLQ